The following coding sequences are from one Aethina tumida isolate Nest 87 chromosome 2, icAetTumi1.1, whole genome shotgun sequence window:
- the LOC109596586 gene encoding TM2 domain-containing protein almondex, which translates to MRCVHINIRRATFILLSFLVNNVHRTEMAEESKTEAPTAENLISKGIPDMVLHCPSNSQCKDLNYPCISCTFNYSCIYGKDSNASCSVLPQVVCLGDRQFNRTFNCRYCYQTPHWQHDCVQKAHCSSASSPRNTYISNCTVKSDILCLGRRSFNKNVKCNWTRGHSWSTALALSITLGGFGADRFYLGQWQEGIGKLFSFGGLGVWTIIDVILISLHYLGPSDGSLYI; encoded by the coding sequence ATGCGATGCGTGCACATCAATATCAGAAGAGCAACATTTATTCTGCTCTCATTTTTGGTAAACAACGTGCATCGAACTGAAATGGCGGAAGAATCCAAAACAGAAGCACCCACTGCAGAGAATTTAATATCGAAAGGCATACCGGACATGGTACTTCACTGTCCATCAAACTCGCAGTGCAAAGATTTAAATTACCCTTGCATCAGCTGTACTTTCAATTACTCTTGCATTTATGGCAAAGATTCAAACGCATCTTGCTCAGTTCTGCCCCAGGTGGTGTGCCTTGGTGACAGACAATTTAATAGGACTTTCAACTGCAGATATTGCTATCAAACGCCTCATTGGCAACACGACTGCGTACAAAAAGCTCATTGTAGTTCTGCAAGTTCCCCACGAAATACCTACATTTCAAATTGTACAGTAAAAAGTGATATTCTTTGTTTGGGCCGTAGAAGTTTCAACAAGAATGTTAAGTGTAATTGGACAAGGGGACATTCTTGGTCTACTGCTTTAGCTTTGAGTATCACACTGGGAGGATTTGGAGCTGATAGGTTTTACTTAGGACAATGGCAAGAGGGAATTGGGAAGTTATTTAGTTTTGGTGGATTGGGAGTTTGGACAATTATagatgttatattaatatctttaCATTATTTGGGACCTTCTGATGGATCCTTGTACATTTga
- the LOC109596570 gene encoding nucleobindin-2 isoform X2: MNPLLLLLGCLLALQGCYAPPVTQNKQQEADSDEKNLEDYMEYHRYLKEVVNALESDADFRKKLEKAEEADIKSGKIAEELEFVSHHVRTKLDEIKRVELQRLKELMEQKKKLLDTNSIDADDPMHHHLDHSNPHTFEVEDLKKLIAKTTSDLAEADRKRREEFKQYEMQKEFEKQDKLNHTVGEEHEKLEKEYKEKEEKHKKHEKLHEPGHKAQLEEVWEEQDQMQQDFDPKTFFMLHDLDGNGLWDQDEVKALFIKELEKMYEQGHPEDDMREKAEEMERMRESVFREIDKNRDMFIDYEEFLAQTKSNEFNQDNGWQGLDEQKPYTDEELQEYIRQHQLNQIPQGYQGYPPQGYPNPNFHPAVGYQAAPPAGYAQPPPYHPNAVPQAGEFHPGQIPHQPPQQLPFSLKVMPPHQQSKCNKGISSNRPLNNNNNNSNNKGTNNPSKINKGGIIRKRRRNR; encoded by the exons ATGAAtccattattattgttattgggTTGCCTGTTGGCACTGCAGGGATGTTACGCCCCACCTGTAACCCAAAATAAACAACAGGAGGCTGATTCTGATGAAAAGAACTTGGAGGACTATATGGAATATCACAGATACCTCAAAGAAGTGGTAAATGCATTGGAATCTGATGCAGACTTTAGAAAAAAACTGGAGAAGGCTGAAGAAGCTGATATAAAATCAGGTAAAATTGCCGAAGAACTAGAATTTGTTTCTCATCATGTTAGAACCAAACTGGATGAAATCAAAAGAGTCGAATTACAAAGACTGAAGGAGCTGATGGAgcaaaaaaagaaattgttagacACAAACTCCATTGATGCTGATGATCCCATGCATCATCATTTGGATCATTCCAATCCACACACTTTTGAAGTGGAGGATCTGAAAAAGTTAATTGCAAAGACAACCTCTGATCTTGCTGAAGCTGACCGAAAAAGACGTGAGGAATTCAAACAATATGAAATGCAAAAAGAGTTTGAAAAGCAAGACAAGTTAAATCACACAGTTGGAGAGGAACATGAGAAACTGGAGAAGGAATATAAG gaaaaagaagagaaacataaaaaacacgAAAAATTGCATGAGCCTGGCCACAAAGCGCAGTTGGAGGAAGTTTGGGAGGAGCAGGACCAAATGCAGCAAGATTTTGAcccaaaaacatttttcatgcTACATGATCTTGATGGTAATGGCCTTTGGGACCAGGATGAAGTAAAGGCACTATTCATTAAAGAACTGGAAAAGATGTATGAGCAGGGTCATCCCGAGGACGATATGCGAGAAAAAGCTGAAGAGATGGAGCGAATGCGAGAATCTGTTTTCAGAGAAATCGACAAGAACCGCGACATGTTCATTGATTATGAAGAGTTCTTGGCACAGACCAAGTCTAATGAATTCAACCAGGACAATGGATGGCAGGGTCTGGATGAGCAGAAACCATACACTGATGAAGAGTTGCAGGAGTACATTAGGCAGCACCAACTCAACCAAATTCCACAAGGATACCAGGG gtATCCTCCACAAGGTTATCCAAATCCTAATTTCCACCCAGCAGTGGGCTATCAGGCTGCACCACCTGCAGGCTATGCACAACCTCCTCCTTATCATCCTAATGCAGTTCCACAAGCTGGAGAGTTCCACCCCGGTCAAATACCGCATCAGCCTCCACAACAATTAcct TTCAGCCTCAAGGTAATGCCCCCCCACCAGCAGTCCAAGTGCAACAAGGGTATCAGCAGCAACAGGCCcctcaacaacaacaacaacaacagcaacaacaaGGGTACCAACAACCCGTCCAAAATCAACAAGGGGGGCATCATCCGCAAGCGCAGGCGCAACAGGTGA
- the LOC109596570 gene encoding nucleobindin-2 isoform X1: MNPLLLLLGCLLALQGCYAPPVTQNKQQEADSDEKNLEDYMEYHRYLKEVVNALESDADFRKKLEKAEEADIKSGKIAEELEFVSHHVRTKLDEIKRVELQRLKELMEQKKKLLDTNSIDADDPMHHHLDHSNPHTFEVEDLKKLIAKTTSDLAEADRKRREEFKQYEMQKEFEKQDKLNHTVGEEHEKLEKEYKEKEEKHKKHEKLHEPGHKAQLEEVWEEQDQMQQDFDPKTFFMLHDLDGNGLWDQDEVKALFIKELEKMYEQGHPEDDMREKAEEMERMRESVFREIDKNRDMFIDYEEFLAQTKSNEFNQDNGWQGLDEQKPYTDEELQEYIRQHQLNQIPQGYQGYPPQGYPNPNFHPAVGYQAAPPAGYAQPPPYHPNAVPQAGEFHPGQIPHQPPQQLPPHVVQQQAYQQQQHYQQQQAYQQQQQQQQYQQQQQQYQQAPPQQQRQPPPPPQQYQQQPPPQQNQQTQPQQNQQIPSQQNQQVNQVQPQGNAPPPAVQVQQGYQQQQAPQQQQQQQQQQGYQQPVQNQQGGHHPQAQAQQVNQQQANVQPAQNQNVPQQGGAPPQVNRV; the protein is encoded by the exons ATGAAtccattattattgttattgggTTGCCTGTTGGCACTGCAGGGATGTTACGCCCCACCTGTAACCCAAAATAAACAACAGGAGGCTGATTCTGATGAAAAGAACTTGGAGGACTATATGGAATATCACAGATACCTCAAAGAAGTGGTAAATGCATTGGAATCTGATGCAGACTTTAGAAAAAAACTGGAGAAGGCTGAAGAAGCTGATATAAAATCAGGTAAAATTGCCGAAGAACTAGAATTTGTTTCTCATCATGTTAGAACCAAACTGGATGAAATCAAAAGAGTCGAATTACAAAGACTGAAGGAGCTGATGGAgcaaaaaaagaaattgttagacACAAACTCCATTGATGCTGATGATCCCATGCATCATCATTTGGATCATTCCAATCCACACACTTTTGAAGTGGAGGATCTGAAAAAGTTAATTGCAAAGACAACCTCTGATCTTGCTGAAGCTGACCGAAAAAGACGTGAGGAATTCAAACAATATGAAATGCAAAAAGAGTTTGAAAAGCAAGACAAGTTAAATCACACAGTTGGAGAGGAACATGAGAAACTGGAGAAGGAATATAAG gaaaaagaagagaaacataaaaaacacgAAAAATTGCATGAGCCTGGCCACAAAGCGCAGTTGGAGGAAGTTTGGGAGGAGCAGGACCAAATGCAGCAAGATTTTGAcccaaaaacatttttcatgcTACATGATCTTGATGGTAATGGCCTTTGGGACCAGGATGAAGTAAAGGCACTATTCATTAAAGAACTGGAAAAGATGTATGAGCAGGGTCATCCCGAGGACGATATGCGAGAAAAAGCTGAAGAGATGGAGCGAATGCGAGAATCTGTTTTCAGAGAAATCGACAAGAACCGCGACATGTTCATTGATTATGAAGAGTTCTTGGCACAGACCAAGTCTAATGAATTCAACCAGGACAATGGATGGCAGGGTCTGGATGAGCAGAAACCATACACTGATGAAGAGTTGCAGGAGTACATTAGGCAGCACCAACTCAACCAAATTCCACAAGGATACCAGGG gtATCCTCCACAAGGTTATCCAAATCCTAATTTCCACCCAGCAGTGGGCTATCAGGCTGCACCACCTGCAGGCTATGCACAACCTCCTCCTTATCATCCTAATGCAGTTCCACAAGCTGGAGAGTTCCACCCCGGTCAAATACCGCATCAGCCTCCACAACAATTAcct CCACATGTTGTACAACAGCAAGCttatcaacaacaacaacactaCCAGCAACAGCAAGCttatcaacaacaacaacaacaacagcaataCCAACAACAGCAGCAGCAATATCAGCAGGCTCCTCCACAACAGCAACGtcaaccaccaccaccaccacaaCAGTATCAACAACAACCACCCCCTCAACAAAATCAACAAACACAACCACAACAAAATCAACAGATACCGTCTCAACAAAATCAGCAAGTAAATCAAG TTCAGCCTCAAGGTAATGCCCCCCCACCAGCAGTCCAAGTGCAACAAGGGTATCAGCAGCAACAGGCCcctcaacaacaacaacaacaacagcaacaacaaGGGTACCAACAACCCGTCCAAAATCAACAAGGGGGGCATCATCCGCAAGCGCAGGCGCAACAGGTGAATCAACAGCAGGCTAACGTTCAACCTGCACAGAATCAAAACGTCCCACAGCAAGGTGGTGCGCCTCCTCAAGTTAATCGTGTATAA